The following are encoded together in the Rhizoctonia solani chromosome 10, complete sequence genome:
- a CDS encoding ribosomal protein L13 has protein sequence MSTFSSQPIVIDGKGHLLGRLASIIAKQILNGQKIVVVRCEEVNISGSFFRNKLRYHNFLHKRHIVNPKKSGPFHHRAPSRVLFKAIRGMLPHKTARGAAAIERLKMFEGVPPPYDRKKKMVVPEALRVLRLKPGRKYCTVKRLSHEVGWGYKDVVDRLEEKRKVKAKAFHERKIAALKLRQKAVQDQAPSYEKLTALGH, from the exons ATGTCGACCTTTTCCTCTCAGCCGATCGTGATTGACGGCAAGGGCCACCTGCTGGGTCGCCTGGCGTCGATCATCGCAAAGCAGATCCTCAACGGACAAAAGATTGTTGTCGTCCGATGCGAAGAGGTCAACATCAGCGGCAGCTTCTTCCGCAACAAG CTCCGGTACCACAACTTCCTGCACAAGCGCCACATTGTGAACCCGAAAAAGTCGGGACCGTTCCACCACCGTGCTCCCTCGCGCGTGCTCTTCAAGGCGATCCGCGGCATGCTCCCCCACAAGACTGCGCGTGGAGCTGCTGCCATCGAGCGTCTGAAGATGTTCGAGGGTGTTCCTCCCCCCTACGACCGCAAGAAGAAGATGGTCGTTCCCGAGGCCCTCCGTGTCTTGAGGCTCAAGCCGGGCCGCAAGTACTGCACCGTCAAG CGTTTGTCGCACGAGGTCGGCTGGGGATACAAGGATGTTGTCGATCGTCTGGAGGAGAAGCGAAAGGTCAAGGCAAAGGCTTTCCACGAGCGCAAG ATTGCCGCCCTCAAGCTCCGCCAAAAGGCAGTCCAGGATCAGGCTCCGTCCTACGAGAAGCTCACAGCGCTCGGTCACTAG